The Mytilus galloprovincialis chromosome 3, xbMytGall1.hap1.1, whole genome shotgun sequence genomic interval AGAATTGTGTAGTTGGGAAGTAATCCATTACAgctatatatacaaatttatctGCTTTATGTATGACATCTACTATAGCATCAATGTCTACTGTCCTACCATTAGGACAAAATGGTGGAGGGGAACTCTGAAATGAAAATCATTATGAAACTTTAGAATAAtaaattaaagatttattttatatgttgTCATAATCATGATAACAAATCATATGTATTATAACATAAATTgtagaaaatttaataaaatctaTACATTATATTATCAAATTAAAGAATCTATTCATGACAGAAGGTCTAATTGCTTTTCACGAATTGGCATATATTTTACTGAgaagtatttttgaaaaatgctGATATCCCTTTTAATGCAGTATTGCCAAAAAACTAGATATCCAGTAAATTCCTGCTCTTCAGATTGTTCGGGCTGAAATTGGGATAAGTGAGCAATATTTTAAATTCTTTTCTTGGATTTGACAAATCATCGGCCGGCAGCTTAAAATAGTGTGAGGAAACAATATTATTGTTTGAACAAATTACATTTCATCTgaagaggatttttttttaaaattatcacCACTTACTGACAGGTATGTTGTTGCAGCAGTGCCATTATACTGAATCTGCATAGATGTGTTGCTGTTTATATCTGTACTGTATGATGAAGGCCAAGAAGAAGGAACAGTAGTTCCTGGTACACCTAGGTACCAGTACACATCAAATAATTTACCCATGTCTTTTGCCATACATGGACAATTATAAATAACTGCTCCTAGCTCTTTAACCTGTAAAAAATAGGAATattatttaaacaaatgtttaaagaaataGGAACAataatatcatacatgtacaaaagGGGAATAACTATGTCAGGTATGGTAGAAATGGGGAATAACTATGTCAATTATGTTAGAAAGGGGTATAACTATGTATAACTATGTTATGTATGTAAGAAAGGGgaataagaaataaataaacaaaaagaaacacaaaattgaaGTGCATATAAACTGGCAACTTTAACTATTCAAACAACACTTTAGGGAAATACtgttaaatatatgataaaaacataagATTTCTATCTGATGGAAGATTTTGTTGGATAAATAGTTGGAGAGGAAGGGGTCAGaaacataaattatttttcaaataaatactgAAAGAACTAGAGaggaaaattaattaaatatgtgtggcaaaaacaataaaatgctttgctgagcacagcctgatacgacccCAGAGGTTGAACCCTGGACAGTTgagcaaatttggacacaatatttaagcttgatactgtctgaatttggaatgtgatcaaatttttgacataatataggtttctgacacaaaacaaattcaaagagatccatacaagtaaactaaagttattgttcggaaactaaatgtgtcttcggacgacgacgacatcatactATTATACGATCCCAAATGTTTtattgcggttgtataaaaatggtAAGGGACTTAGGGTAGGTATGAAAAATTAGGGCAGATTGGGAAATAATACATTTTTGCCATGAAATTAGGTTTTCCAACcaaacaatcaaacaattaacattgtaatacatgtagttCAAAGCTATTCCATTTAAATGATAGTGGGGGTAGGCATAGACTCAACCTACAGCCAACATACAGAAATAAAATTTCCCTTTCTTTCATCCCAACTCCATTTTAAAAGAATAGCCTTTTATATTGAAAACCCTGTTATCCAAGAACAAAATGAGCAAATGCCAATGCTGCTGAGATATGTGCCACAAAAACTTAAGTAAGCGATATATAATGGAAATGTTGTGATATACAAGCCAGTTGAGCAAAAGCTATGAATGTGCATTTAACCTTTCAAACTCACCATTATTTTgcttaaacaaaaaatcaatatgaTGCACAATTTGTGTTGCAGTTATATCCCTTGGACCCATGTTTAGGAGCAAACTGGTTGGGTAACTAGACTAAAGTCAACCTTTCTTAAACATGTAGTACAAGAAGGTCGGATGGAATATCCTTACTAGATCAtagttaaaagttaaatataGCATGTTGTTccgaataaaaatttaaaaatgtctaTGTGCATGTATGAAGGAATTTTAGTACGTTGTCATACAACACAATGGCAAATGGATATAGCTCTTATATCAAGTCAATAGAGATGTTTCCTTCCATTCATAGAGCCTAAAATAGTGATAAATTATTTACGATAGTTTATTCCTTAATTATCAGTTGTTGTTAGAAAAAAATTGAGCATTTAAAGAATAGTGACCGTAAGATTGATCTGAAAtgcaaacaaataattttatgttaaatgaGATTATAAGTAGGTATTTCTAAAATTAGATATTTTATCCTACCTGTGTATAAGATTGCCAGTCTCTGCTGGCACTAGTACTGCCTACATAGAAATATTTTATCCTACCTGTGTATAAGATCGCCAATCTAAGTTGGCGCTGCCCACATAGAAATGTTTTCTGTCTATCAACCACATCTTTGTATGGATTATTCCAGCACCCAACAGCTTGTCAAAATCCAATGTTCTCACTTCTGCGCCAGCTGTTAAAAGTAAAggaatataatatgtaaatgagttgaacaataaaataaaacaaatttttgtgAGTAGGTGAGTTAAACATGTATACAGGAATTTAATGACTGATggatgtaaaactcattacattgtAAAGCATGTTCACATAAAGTTTCCAAATTTCAGAAGATAGTGATTTTGAGATCCTGAAGGTTTATATCCTGAAACTATAACAATACAGAAGAATAAACGAAATGTACATTAGAACTCGCTTTTAGCAGtgaaacttttgattttgaaaatttacaGACTACACCTGCATTAACAACTAACCATATTTAGCTAATGCTTCTGTGTTGTTGTTTCTTCCTTTGGGTTTATTTTGAACAATCttgatttttatctttttgtctCTTCCAGATGATATCAGAGTTTCAAGGATTGATTCTCCCTGCAAATAAATATAGAATTATTTTCATAACAGATTGGACAAGACATTTCTTGGGGCGCTCAGTTTATCAATTGACTGGGTCAGATTAGGTGAATGTTTGTCTGTAATACCCACTTGTCATATTGTACGAGTTAAAGACATTTGAATGTGGGGTCGCCAAAGGTTATAAACACCtaattcaaataatatgaataactATAACAGAGGACTAAACCTTGTATGTTGATTGAAATGTTGAAtacttaaattttctttttttccttctCGTGCACCTGCATGTACTTTactcttttattctatttaaatccCCATTGGAAGGCCTCTGAAAGACTGAGTAAGTGTAAAATCACTGTTATTGATAGCCGATGACAAACAAGTGAAAGTTAAATGATTCAGCATTATTACCAACAAAAGTATGGCGGTTGCCCATGCTGTTATGAAATGATTCTAAATAAAGCTATAGGAATGGACTAATTTTTAGCAAATTCATCCTGCTTGTTACAAACTCATCAAGATTCCAAGCTACTCCAGAACTTGATGCTCCCTGTTACTCTCTTTACCCCAAAAAAAATCTGTCACTGGAAAAAACTCGTTTAATTTTatgcgcctttatgacgtcatttaccagatagagggggtcgcctgtatccatGCACTATTTacattcatcaagcgtcttagtgattgtcattgtgcaggataaactagaaataatggttattctgtaggtacttaatgacaattccctaatgacagcaatgctgattgtcaatattgagaattcaatttgccgaataattcgtacaatatagaattatagttttccaaccattcgctcaacattggaatggaagtgacgacgcccctaaatacacaaatgacgttcactaaaaccagagtttttgactgaaatgcatcgaactcgaaagttgtctattgccaatcatacaaatgttttttttaagctGTAAAATTATTAGTATCTTTAcggtaaattaagaaataatgttACTAGCCAGTACTGGGTGAGAAATGAAATGATAAGAGCTTGCATTTTAATATCTGATAGTCCAAACATATATCTCTATGCAGCTTTTCATGAAATtgcaatgattttttattttggttgGTCATTTCAAAATTGCATTAATAAATGAGCACAAGCTTTTTAATTTCCTTTGCATATATACAGTCATGTATCCTTCTTCaatgcatgacatgcatgatAATTACATAAAAGATGGAACATACCTCCCAAGAAGAGTTATCATGGAAGGGCAAATCTTGCCCATTTAGTGTCCAATAATAAGAAGCTATCTCTATGGTCTCTTTGGCATTAGCCATTAAACTCATTATCCCTTCATAGGTGGAGGAATGGAGTGGTGCTCCTTTGACGAAGGTTAGATTATCAGGAATACTTTCCACCAGGTTTAATCtgaaagaataaaagttatttgtaTATCAAACTATGCATGGTTGATGTTATTTCCTATGTGCAATTTTTCATTGTCTGGTGGAAAATAATAAATCATTTGTAGCACAAaagatacatgtacaagtattgtAGTAGCATAATACAATGCTCcaatgttttaaatatgtttatacaTAATAAAGAATAGCAGCAAAACCAAAAATGATTAGCTTGTCCACTACAATATTCATATTAGGTGTAGATGTGTATATTTAAAAGTTAgttaagggaggtaattctatTTCTCATATCTTCCTTCTCCAGTAAAGGTActtttttgtaattataaaatcACTAACTAAATATTTCACATAACCcaaagtacatgtacaattaatGTATTTATATGCTTACATACATGGGTCAGAACAAGATTGACCCATTAAACTTTTAGGTTT includes:
- the LOC143069193 gene encoding 5'-3' exonuclease PLD3-like isoform X3 produces the protein MTKTSVMESDKEILVEYHQKYAAAKKRTCILVTAIVTAIVLIVTAVCTLGVYFGVYYSPENDKASTKPKSLMGQSCSDPCILNLVESIPDNLTFVKGAPLHSSTYEGIMSLMANAKETIEIASYYWTLNGQDLPFHDNSSWEGESILETLISSGRDKKIKIKIVQNKPKGRNNNTEALAKYAGAEVRTLDFDKLLGAGIIHTKMWLIDRKHFYVGSANLDWRSYTQVKELGAVIYNCPCMAKDMGKLFDVYWYLGVPGTTVPSSWPSSYSTDINSNTSMQIQYNGTAATTYLSSSPPPFCPNGRTVDIDAIVDVIHKADKFVYIAVMDYFPTTQFSRPRKYWPVIDDALRRAAFDRRISVKLLISYWNNTWAEMPLYLKSLNVLKYSDYGVHTNIEVRMFVVPAFTESQRKIPFARVNHNKYMVTDKTAYIGTSNWSGDYFIDTGGIGLIVNQNVTAEPGNVRKQLEDIFYRDWDSQYSTNIDHFNFTTKGHTEL
- the LOC143069193 gene encoding 5'-3' exonuclease PLD3-like isoform X2; this encodes MSYEYYKTKTSVMESDKEILVEYHQKYAAAKKRTCILVTAIVTAIVLIVTAVCTLGVYFGVYYSPENDKASTKPKSLMGQSCSDPCILNLVESIPDNLTFVKGAPLHSSTYEGIMSLMANAKETIEIASYYWTLNGQDLPFHDNSSWEGESILETLISSGRDKKIKIKIVQNKPKGRNNNTEALAKYAGAEVRTLDFDKLLGAGIIHTKMWLIDRKHFYVGSANLDWRSYTQVKELGAVIYNCPCMAKDMGKLFDVYWYLGVPGTTVPSSWPSSYSTDINSNTSMQIQYNGTAATTYLSSSPPPFCPNGRTVDIDAIVDVIHKADKFVYIAVMDYFPTTQFSRPRKYWPVIDDALRRAAFDRRISVKLLISYWNNTWAEMPLYLKSLNVLKYSDYGVHTNIEVRMFVVPAFTESQRKIPFARVNHNKYMVTDKTAYIGTSNWSGDYFIDTGGIGLIVNQNVTAEPGNVRKQLEDIFYRDWDSQYSTNIDHFNFTTKGHTEL
- the LOC143069193 gene encoding 5'-3' exonuclease PLD3-like isoform X1, with protein sequence MKCQQRADVHGKTKTSVMESDKEILVEYHQKYAAAKKRTCILVTAIVTAIVLIVTAVCTLGVYFGVYYSPENDKASTKPKSLMGQSCSDPCILNLVESIPDNLTFVKGAPLHSSTYEGIMSLMANAKETIEIASYYWTLNGQDLPFHDNSSWEGESILETLISSGRDKKIKIKIVQNKPKGRNNNTEALAKYAGAEVRTLDFDKLLGAGIIHTKMWLIDRKHFYVGSANLDWRSYTQVKELGAVIYNCPCMAKDMGKLFDVYWYLGVPGTTVPSSWPSSYSTDINSNTSMQIQYNGTAATTYLSSSPPPFCPNGRTVDIDAIVDVIHKADKFVYIAVMDYFPTTQFSRPRKYWPVIDDALRRAAFDRRISVKLLISYWNNTWAEMPLYLKSLNVLKYSDYGVHTNIEVRMFVVPAFTESQRKIPFARVNHNKYMVTDKTAYIGTSNWSGDYFIDTGGIGLIVNQNVTAEPGNVRKQLEDIFYRDWDSQYSTNIDHFNFTTKGHTEL